Proteins from a single region of Rhea pennata isolate bPtePen1 chromosome 6, bPtePen1.pri, whole genome shotgun sequence:
- the ARL5A gene encoding ADP-ribosylation factor-like protein 5A isoform X1 — protein sequence MGILFTRIWRLFNHQEHKVIIVGLDNAGKTTILYQFSMNEVVHTSPTIGSNVEEIVVNNTRFLMWDIGGQESLRSSWNTYYTNTEFVIVVVDSTDRERISVTKEELYKMLAHEDLKKAGLLIFANKQDVKECMTVAEISQFLKLTSIKDHQWHIQACCALTGEGLCQGLEWMMSRLKIR from the exons aTGGGGATCCTCTTCACCAGGATCTGGAGGCTGTTCAACCACCAGG agcaCAAAGTAATCATTGTTGGCCTGGATAATGCAGGAAAAACAACCATTCTTTATCAATT TTCTATGAATGAAGTGGTACATACGTCACCTACAATAGGGAGTAATGTAGAAGAGATAGTGGTTAATAACACACGTTTTCTAATGTGGGATATTGGAGGGCAGGAGTCTCTTCGATCTTCGTGGAACACCTACTATACAAACACTGAG tttgtgaTAGTTGTTGTGGACAGCAcagacagagagagaatttCTGTAACTAAAGAAGAACTGTATAAAATGTTGGCACATGAG GACTTGAAGAAAGCAGGTTTGCTGATCTTTGCTAACAAGCAAGATGTTAAAGAGTGTATGACAGTAGCGGAAATCTCTCAGTTCCTGAAACTAACTTCAATTAAAGATCACCAGTGGCACATTCAGGCATGCTGTGCTCTAACTGGAGAGGG actGTGCCAAGGACTCGAATGGATGATGTCAAGACTTAAAATCAGATGA
- the ARL5A gene encoding ADP-ribosylation factor-like protein 5A isoform X2: MNEVVHTSPTIGSNVEEIVVNNTRFLMWDIGGQESLRSSWNTYYTNTEFVIVVVDSTDRERISVTKEELYKMLAHEDLKKAGLLIFANKQDVKECMTVAEISQFLKLTSIKDHQWHIQACCALTGEGLCQGLEWMMSRLKIR; the protein is encoded by the exons ATGAATGAAGTGGTACATACGTCACCTACAATAGGGAGTAATGTAGAAGAGATAGTGGTTAATAACACACGTTTTCTAATGTGGGATATTGGAGGGCAGGAGTCTCTTCGATCTTCGTGGAACACCTACTATACAAACACTGAG tttgtgaTAGTTGTTGTGGACAGCAcagacagagagagaatttCTGTAACTAAAGAAGAACTGTATAAAATGTTGGCACATGAG GACTTGAAGAAAGCAGGTTTGCTGATCTTTGCTAACAAGCAAGATGTTAAAGAGTGTATGACAGTAGCGGAAATCTCTCAGTTCCTGAAACTAACTTCAATTAAAGATCACCAGTGGCACATTCAGGCATGCTGTGCTCTAACTGGAGAGGG actGTGCCAAGGACTCGAATGGATGATGTCAAGACTTAAAATCAGATGA